Part of the Ursus arctos isolate Adak ecotype North America unplaced genomic scaffold, UrsArc2.0 scaffold_4, whole genome shotgun sequence genome, tgtaagcgatgaaccactgaactctacaCCAGagaccaatattgcactgtatgttaactgcctaaagttaaattaaaaaaaaatattttttaagaagtattcCTAAACTTCATACCAAAACTTTTGGTGACACATTGTGCTTTATTGTTTCTCAAATCGTATCTTCTGGAATCTTTTTGGAATCCATATTCCAGACAAGCAAACTTTGTAAATAATGGTGCCTCAGAGAAGTTATTATTCTTTACTAATTCCTCAGAGAACATGCaatcattaactttttaaagatctattgGCTTGGAGGAGAAGAACTTTCCTAATGCTATTGAGGCCAAGTCCCAGGAGaacatatgattaaaaaaaaagtggattctTAATATTTGTGAAGCAATAAAATTCCTTATCCAGCTGGACAGAGAAGTATATGGTTCATCAAACAGGTCCTTCAGAGATTTGGTACATATCCAAACAATGATATCTTTACCTTTTGATTACTGCAGAAGATCTTAATACCTCTGTGTCAATCCCTTTCATTCCAGAATTTCTTAATGTTGATTTATTTATGCTCCTGGtttggaacatttaaaaaatggatacataCTACTAAAAGAAGCACAAATACAGCTTCCACCAAATAATTCTAAAAGACTTTTCTAAGGACTGGAGTGGACAacagggtggaaaaaaaaaacctgcttttgaaaattttgtgTTTGTGCCCCAAATGTAAGCTCTCACAACTTTCAGAACTCACATCCCTTCAtactgccacacacacacacacacacacacacacacacacaattcaggGAATTCAGATCCCTGACATCTTTTCCATGAGAACGTAGGATGAAGTACGTTTACTtataacaatagcaacaacaaaaaaagtatttgactTCTGTCTTTTGGTGCAGATTTTTAACTTAAGCATATAAAAAGTCAATGCCAAATTTTATGGGGGGAAAAGGTTTCAGAAAGTAAACTTCCATACCTAGCTGTTATTTTGCAAATTGTTACAGGTAAAAGATTAAGTGAAACTTAAAGCCCCTGCTTCCGACAGAAGACACTGCAACACTGCAGTATTAAAAGTCAGTGCTGGTAAGTAACATTATGGTCTAACATTTTTATGATGCTTAAGCTAACAGCAAGAGCAACAGAAATGAGGCATATTGGCTTTAAAATTACTGCTAACTTGCTATACAATATGtccatttattttacatatttgaatgATATGTTAAGCAATATATTTAACTGAGATGTAAATAGTAAAATTAAAGCCTTCTTTACTGAGTCTATTGCCCTATAAGATGGGTTTAGGAAAAGAAACTACTACATGTCTTAATTGTTAACTTTGTGTTATATGCTATCCAGAAACTACTGTACATCATCCCTGCTCCAAAATAATAAGCTTTACAAAATGAAGTtaacttgggtgcctgggtggctcagttggttaagtgtccaactcttgatttcagctcaggtcatgatctcagggtcgtgagatctagctctgcattgggctccatgctgggcatggagcctgcttaagattctctctctccctctccttatgccccttcccccccttctctttctctctctctctctcaaaaaaaaaagggggggggtttaACTTTGCCTAGTTCTATCATGGTACCATAATGAGGAAGAGATTCAGAAGCAGGCAAAGTTTGTTTCCGTGCAGCCAGCTACCTACTATGTCCAAAACTCAGAGTACATAACCAAGAACAATTAGACTACATTCTCTTCCTAACTGatgattcttttgaaaaatgaccCCATGTTCATTGTCTTCTCTTCATTCTGAAAAAGGAGCACATTTAAAACTAGCCCTAGCTGCTAATAACATGTCTCTTGACCTTGCAGGTTACTGACCCAATGAATGTCTCTGAGCCATATTCCAGCTTTGCTTCTCTAAGAGAATTCATACTCCTAGGTTTTTCTTGTGAGTGGAAGATTCAGATCCTCCTCTTCTCACTCTTCACTACAACGTATGTTTTGACCATAACAGGGAATGGGGCCATTGTTTGCGCTCTGTGGTGTGAATGGCGACTCCACAGCCCCATGTACATATTCCTGGGGAATTTCTCCTTTCTAGAGATCTGGTATGTCTCTTCTACAGTTCCCAAGATGTTGGTCAATTTCCTCTCAGATAAAAAGACCATCTCCTTTACTGGGTGTTTCctccaattttatttctttttctctttgagaaCATCTGAATGTTTCCTCTTGGCCGTCATGGCCTTTGATCGGTATCTTGCTATCTGCCATCCCTTGCACTACCCTAGTATCATGACTGGGCATTTCTGTACCAAACTGGTCATTATCTGCTGGGTTTGTGGATTTCTGTGGTTCCTGACCCCCATTGTATTCATCTCTCAGATGCCCTTTTGTGGCCCAAACATTATTGACCACGTTGTGTGTGACCCAGGGCCACTCTTTGCATTGGCATGTGCCTCTGCTCCAACAACCCAACAGCTGTGCTATACTCTAAGCTCATTAGTTATCTTCGGTAACTTCCTTTTTATCCTTGGGTCCTATACACTTGTCCTATTGGCTGTGTGGCGTATGCCTTCAGCCACTGGGAGACATAAGGCCTTCTCAACCTGCGGGTCTCATTTGGCTGTGGTGTCACTATTCTATGGCTCTCTGATGGTCATGTATGTGAGCCCAGGACTCGGGCATTCTGCTGGTATACAGAAAGTTGCAACTTTGTTCTATGCTATGGTGACTCCACTCTTCAACCCCCTCATTTATAGCCTTCGGAATAAGGAGATAAAAGCAGCCCTGAGGAAAGTTCTGGGGCGTCTCGACATAACCCGAGATACACTAGATGATCCCTCCGTTATCAGGTCAGTATAGTCTCACAAAAAGCAATCAGGATTATATAGTTATTCAAACCTTCAAATATAAGTCTAGTGATATTAACTATGTCAGCTTATGAAATTAAACATCCATGGGGATACTTACAGAGTGGCCAGATTATATAGATAAATGGAAGTACTGGGTTCTACTTTGGCACTCAGAGTGTACATGAACTAGGGAATGGACACATCTGGGTGTTTTCTGGATAGTTCATATGGTTCTCCTGTTGTAAAAATTTCTGTGTTCTATTTGATAATTTAGGTTAACGGTTCTGGGATCAATTAAATTATGTCATTGTGTTTGTTTAGTTGTTggtaaacaaaagaaagaaatttttttttctgcttatggTTCTTTTCTTATTTGACTATATCATTTTGGTGATCTGGTCACCACTGCTAAATAAACCCTTAAAGCAATTATCCAAAATTTCTACAGGACCATAATGCTGTGCTAGCCTAATGATATTCAGACATATGTTGTTGGTTTTCCTTATACATTACCTCTTTCTAAGCTCCTTAAGGGGCAGATTCTAATTCTAACAACATCAatcaaaatattcagaaatacaGTTTTCTGAGTGTCAATATTTTTACTAAGTAAAGTTTCACCAAAGGCCTAATTGGTCAATTAATTGGGTTTTAGATAATCTCCTTTGGGTTTTAGAATATCTCCTTCTAAAAAATGCAGAGGGAAATGATCTACTTTGTAATAAATTACTTCAGTTCAAAAATATAAGTGACAGTTCATTGTTATTTGTTGCTGCGACAGTATTAAAATAACAGtaaggaaaaattttaaggacGAAAAGCATCCAGAAATCAATCACTTTACAGTGATACAATacactttacattttcatttatacgTATGCTTTATTTAATATATCAAAGTTGTTCCTATATTATCATCaagtttttaaacattgttttttagGAACTTTTAATTTTCCATTCAACTAGTATGTATGGATTGTAAAGTTTCATGTGGTGAGATCAATATTTTCCTAGAAGGAGGATTGTCCTTCCAAGTAGCTTGACTTTTGCAGGATATAAGAAAGGGAATTTCCAGAAAGGAGATTAGGAGAAAAATGCATGCACCACTACACAATAAGGATCACTTAGAATTATTATCCAGGGATTCAGACCCTCCTTCCAGCCACACCAATCCTTTTGTTATGCAGTACGGTTACTTCCATTCTTTTATTGCAAAAATTAACATCTCAATTAAATCTTGTAAAGATTTGTCATGATGATGTTTGCAAACTAGGTTAGGACTCATCATCTAACCTAAAACTGCTCCCGGAAAATCCAGGATATACGACTACTATATGTATGTATCAATTCTCCCTCCAGGGTTTTTATCTTAGAACAGTTTCCTGAGAGAAATGGATTACTCAGTTCAAAAGATAAGACTGCACTTGTGATTTTTGCAATGGACACAGGTGATTCATATCATGCTTGACTTGACTGAaactctttttgaattttttggcCTGTTTTTAgagtaataattaaataaatttgattatgaagaaattaaaatatttttccatcatcaCAATCATTCATTTTTCCTGAGCAACACATGAGGTGCTTTGTTGAAGTTTGGGAAACaaatgtgtatttaatttttccataCACATTCATGAGTTTTGACTAAAATCCTAGGCTTTGTAgtgcttcatttttttgttgttgttgttgttctttgtttttgtcttttaaggaTTTTCTAGCCACTAAATCATTCTGTCTTGCTGTTTATTTGGATATAAATATTTGCTCGACTATCAGCCTCCTAAAGTCGTATCATTGAGAAACGGGCCTAGCTCTTGGTTTCCATCACtgtattaattttcttattttatgctCAATACATGCATGGCAGAATGTATTACTTGCATATTTACTATCCATTTTTCTTATCTTCCTGCTTAATACAAtctcaattcttttttatatataatttttattttgttatattagtcaccatacagtacatcccgtttttgatgcaatgttccatgattcattatttgcgtataatacccagtgcaccatgcaatatgtgccctccttaatacccttctaTTCTGGTGGCAATGTACCcagtttgaaaaatcaaaattagccTCCTTTATATAGGGGTGAATGTGTGGCACACTTCTGTTCAATCAAAAATGTAAGTGGAACATAGACTGGCCTCTATCCTGCTGTCTGCAGCTCCAGCTGTTATCTTAGGATGATAAGGTGACTTTGAGGATGAAAAGATATACTAAGAAGGATTTATCAAGAGCCAGGAGAGCTTGAGTTCCTGGTGGTATCTTGGAACTGCTTACCTCTGGACTGCCATGGGTTATCTATCTCTGGAAGTGTATatgtggagggaaaaaaacccccaaatcttTACCTTGTATAAGCTGCTGTTACTTGGGTTTCTGTTATACACAACTGAATCTAAGTCTAATATATACAACAATTCTGGATTCCTGGATAGATTTTgagtttcaaatatttattacataaatctTCATGTGATGTATGTAGttattgtcttaattttttgtttttatttatttatttgacagagagagagagagagagagagagcacacaagcaggaagaacagcaggcagagggagaagcaaactccccacggagcagggagcccaatgcggggctcaatcccagggtcctgggatcatgacctgaggcaaaggcagatgcttaaatgactgagccacctaggcaccccttatTATCTTAATTGAAAAGAAATTCCTATAAGCATTCCTCCTACATGCATACCTCCTCTACGGTATTCATTTATTAGATAAGTCCAGCCCTTTGGCCTGCATTGCCATGCAGTTCTGAGGGTAGTTACATAGAACATAGCCATAGTTTCCAAGAGAGAAGGTATTGGCACAGAATTCTTGCCAATATTAAAGTCAACAGAACTGGTTCCTTCGCTTACTCATGTGACTTTGGACGACATACTTGGTTTCATTAagtctcatctatgaaatgagtaTGAGAATGTTTACCCAAACTTTGTCACAGAATTTGTGAAGATGAATTGAGAGACTGTGTCAAAGTGTTTTGTAAGTGATAAAGAGCTTTCCAAGTAAAAAATACTAGTATTAACCAAAATCAATTTCATAATActatatataagattttattctgATTATCACAGCAATTTTGTGAGGAAGGTATTATGCTTAGCCTaagtttaaagatttaaaaagcaagcaagaaaggaTAACTTGTCCATACTTCAGAAAAATGAATGAttggaatgatgaaaaaatattttaatatcatcaTAATCAAATTTATGTAATTGCTACtccaaaaacaggcaaaagcaATTCAAAAAAAGTTTGAATCATGTCAAGCATGATATGAATCAGAGTGTGGGGAACCTTTCTATCTTTGGAATACTAAATTACCCAAACTCAGTCCTGGCTCAGATTTCATGATTTCCTTCCCTGAAGTTTGTTAATGGCTCATATCCTCTGGAAAAGACGACCTTACCATTAGGTTAGAAATCtatcattctctttcttcttctttctcttctatacTCCCAACCTTGGTTTGAAGGTCAAATTCCCTCTGGTAAGATTACGGGCTCTGTTTCAATCTTCCTGCCACAAAGGAGCTTAATATTAAGACTAACCAGGAAGATGGAGAGGAAAGACATGGAAATGGTGGAGCTAGTGTGTTGTTCTTAttgcaaggaagaaagaaaactctccTGGGAAATGGAGAAAGGTCTTCTTCTTTCAAGTGGCAAAAGGATATGATACAAAAGTAGTGAGAACTGAAATCCCCAAACCAGactagaaaagaggaaattatgAAGTAGAAAAAGTTGATAAGAAGTAAAAGAGAGTAAAAATCATGCAGATTTGGGAGAAGTTACAAAGTTAGCAAAGCATTCTCCTCTTTGCCCTGGCTGTCACACCTATGTGTGAGAGAGGGCATAGGCCATTGTGGAGGAAAGAATCACAGACGAAAGGCTTTTATATCCTTGTTGCAGAAAGAACCCTTCCTGAGAAATTTCAACTCTGTCTCCACTGAGCTTCATTTCCTCGGCTCAAAAGTAAACTAACCGCTAACCCTGTACCAGATAAGTTTTGTGGACGTAGTGGAAACTGATaaggaaagaagcaaaaacagAGAATCTCCCCTACATAGAGATGCTGACCCTCTCTAGGGGAAGTCAGAGGCCTCAAGCTAGGCAGGGGCTAGGCAGAGATTAAGGGAAACACTGGGTATAAGCTTGCCACAATATAACTGGCCAAACGAAGAACTGTCATTTGTGGACAATCTGAGTGATGGCTCAGGTAATTCCATCAAAACAAATTTCCTAAGGACAAAGGGTACTCGCTCCACAGTCCAGATTTGTTCTGTGTTCCTAGGATTTCTGCCCCAGTGACATTGTGTCTCCTTGGTCTGAGATCTATTTCAGGCTTTGAAATCTCCTAGATactagaatagaaaagaaaaggaatatcaAGAATAACAGGACATCCTATTTGACACAGTCAGAGACTGCAGTGTGAGCACAAGAAACaacctttctaaaatgcaaaggGGTTGCTGAGGAGCCTGGAAGAAGGCAGCAGTGGTTGTGGTGACTGAGCAGAGCCCAGGGACAGGATGCTTCCCACATCACCACATCAACTATGTACTTCAATCCATATCTGAAGGGGTCCCCCTCTAAAGATGAAGATTGCTCTCTCTCCAGTCAGTGTTGGTATGGAGACCTACCTGCACATCCCACACCAGTGAAACAGTTTGCtgactaaatttaaaaaactccTCGTGCCAGGAAAGATTCAGCACATTCTCTGTACTGGAAAACTTTGCTCCAAAGAGAGCTATGACAATCTCAAGACTCTGGCCAGTGATGTTCACATTGTGAGAGTAGTCTTTGACGAGAATCTGAATTATGCAGAACAGAAAGTTGTGACTGCTGGGCAGTTCAAAATTGGTTTGATCGGTAGGCATCAAGTTATTGCATGGGAGACATGGCCAGCTTAGCCCTGCTGCAGGGACAGTTTGATGCGGACAGTCTTATctcaggacacacacacaaatttgaaGCATTTGAGCatgaaaaacaattttacatTAACCCAGGTTC contains:
- the LOC125281844 gene encoding olfactory receptor 11H12-like; protein product: MNVSEPYSSFASLREFILLGFSCEWKIQILLFSLFTTTYVLTITGNGAIVCALWCEWRLHSPMYIFLGNFSFLEIWYVSSTVPKMLVNFLSDKKTISFTGCFLQFYFFFSLRTSECFLLAVMAFDRYLAICHPLHYPSIMTGHFCTKLVIICWVCGFLWFLTPIVFISQMPFCGPNIIDHVVCDPGPLFALACASAPTTQQLCYTLSSLVIFGNFLFILGSYTLVLLAVWRMPSATGRHKAFSTCGSHLAVVSLFYGSLMVMYVSPGLGHSAGIQKVATLFYAMVTPLFNPLIYSLRNKEIKAALRKVLGRLDITRDTLDDPSVIRSV